A window from Podospora bellae-mahoneyi strain CBS 112042 chromosome 1 map unlocalized CBS112042p_1, whole genome shotgun sequence encodes these proteins:
- a CDS encoding uncharacterized protein (EggNog:ENOG503NX8C; COG:S): protein MASFLSYIPLVNRLVRGAPTTIDLPPVEVHNVEADPDKRPRTLKHLLKANHVNHSILYHNLEFDNHMAHILCSSYLLGAESQHLYHIFEVEAKTLEPWKDSPAEMGEEDWRDFLGDKRYQRAFVDFFEDALAMKHAYKWKGVVDEYMFSGDEPLVNGLVGGLGHPLIHLGYAYEFDSREIATEALGLASTQYNYLHRYLDDPTYTVKPTTSSTPLELLNKLSNDTRFDNLFKTPAFSNIEALFHSKESEGLVLEYWNAWDITSSACSPAEQFQLSQEAAVQLLVATVAPGTHSYNFFLVHVLTTSHAVRVLLPFIPAKFHVSIVRQWWLLALAAYIAVLRPKIDVDYVPGEGELKGKGWKYVEHKALTGEWATDAHYVKAIRAMREAARTWGDVHEKYLAAAVRFSDDFEGWF, encoded by the exons ATGGCATCCTTCCTCTCATACATCCCGCTGGTCAACCGACTGGTGAGAGGGGCGCCCACTACCATCGATCTTCCTCCCGTCGAGGTTCACAATGTGGAAGCAGACCCGGACAAGAGGCCGCGCACGTTGAAGCATCTTCTGAAGGCCAACCATGTCAATCACTCCATTCTGTATCACAATCTCGAATTCGACAACCACATGGCGCACATTCTGTGCTCATCATATCTGCTCGGCGCAGAATCACAACACTTGTATCACATATTCGAAGTGGAAGCCAAAACCCTCGAGCCGTGGAAAGATTCCCCTGCAGAGATGGGCGAGGAAGACTGGCGTGATTTCCTCGGAGACAAAAGATACCAAAGAGCTTTCGTAGACTTTTTCGAGGATGCCTTGGCGATGAAGCACGCGTATAAGTGGAAGGGTGTAGTGGACGAGTACATGTTCTCCGGAGATGAGCCCCTCGTCAATGGTCTTGTTGGCGGTC TCGGtcaccccctcatccaccttgGCTACGCCTACGAGTTCGACAGTCGCGAGATCGCCACAGAGGCCCTCGGTCTTGCCTCTACACAGTACAACTATCTCCACAGATACCTCGACGACCCAACCTACACCGTCAAAccaaccacctcatccactCCCTTGGAGCTCCTGAACAAGCTCTCCAACGACACCCGCTTCGACAATCTCTTCAAAACCcccgccttctccaacatcGAAGCCCTCTTCCACAGCAAAGAATCCGAAGGCTTGGTACTGGAGTACTGGAATGCCTGGGACATCACCTCCTCTGCCTGCTCCCCAGCAGAACAATTCCAGCTCTCACAAGAAGCCGCTGTCCAACTTTTAGTAGCAACCGTTGCCCCGGGAACACACTCTTACAACTTCTTCCTGGTGCACGTTCTAACCACCAGCCACGCCGTGAGAGTTCTCTTGCCGTTCATTCCGGCGAAATTCCATGTCAGTATTGTGAGacagtggtggttgttggccttggcggcGTATATTGCTGTCTTGAGGCCGAAGATTGACGTGGATTATGTgcctggggagggggagctgaaggggaaggggtggaagtaTGTTGAGCACAAGGCTTTGACGGGGGAATGGGCTACTGACGCGCATTATGTCAAGG CCATCCGGGCGATGAGGGAAGCGGCGAGGACTTGGGGGGATGTTCATGAGAAGTatttggctgctgctgtgaggtTTAGTGATGATTttgaggggtggttttga
- the RPE1 gene encoding RIBULOSE-phosphate 3-epimerase (BUSCO:EOG092644Z6; COG:G; EggNog:ENOG503NX48): protein MAPKAIIAPSILSADFADLGAACSRTIKQGADWLHVDIMDGHFVPNLTFGPPVVVKIRSHVEKPAESFGKGTFDCHMMIAEPKKWVKEFKNAGCDLYCFHYEAAINSSAAESPESKSDEKTSPRELIRYIHDQGMLAGIAIKPATPANVLFDLIESEDPKEKPDMVLVMTVEPGFGGQKFMASELPKVEELRKRYPDLNIEVDGGLGPGTIDQAADAGANVIVAGSAVFGAKDPSEVISLLREAVEKRSGKL from the exons ATGGCCCCCAAAGCTATCATTGCCCCTTCCATTCTCTCGGCAGACTTTGCCGATCTCGGCGCGGCATGCTCGAGGACTATCAAGCAAGGTGCCGACTGGCTCCATGTTGATATCAT GGACGGCCACTTcgtccccaacctcaccttcGGCCCCCCAGTTGTCGTCAAGATCCGCTCCCATGTTGAGAAGCCCGCCGAGTCCTTTGGCAAGGGCACCTTTGACTGCCACATGATGATCGCTGAGCCCAAGAAGTGGGTCAAGGAGTTCAAGAACGCCGGGTGCGATCTATACTGCTTCCACTACGAGGCCGCCATCAACTCGTCTGCTGCTGAGAGCCCCGAGAGCAAGTCGGACGAGAAGACGAGCCCGAGGGAGCTGATCCGGTACATTCATGACCAGGGCATGCTGGCCGGTATTGCTATCAAGCCGGCTACTCCCGCTAATGTGCTGTTTGATTTGATTGAGAGCGAAGATCCTAAGGAGAAGCCTGAT ATGGTTTTGGTTATGACTGTCGAgcctgggtttggtggtcaAAAGTTCATGGCTTCTGAGCTGcccaaggtggaggagttgcgGAAGCGGTACCCGGACTTGAAcattgaggttgatggtgggcTGGGACCTGGCACGATCGACCAGGCTGCGGACGCGGGTGCCAATGTTATTGTTGCTGGCAGTGCGGTGTTCGGTGCGAAGGATCCCTCCGAGGTGATTTCTCTGCTCAGGGAGGCCGTCGAGAAGAGGAGTGGCAAGTTATAG
- a CDS encoding uncharacterized protein (EggNog:ENOG503NWXZ; COG:E): MQLSVSILVVSVLGLFLSCVFPSADRGVPWTLGGPQTESLKTSLIQMPPFTPEDIDGVRASFPALSGDYIFFNTAAGSQVLGSVADRVRDYLITPNLVNDGYKAAADFINASPDEIVFGSSATQLLYNLSHALSFSPEDEILLCPLDHESNIAPWLALAARQNLKVRWWHPQLPPEDQPGCVNPKLDLTNPPISPKTRLICLTHTTNILGTIHDIKSLSAKIRLLNPQTLLCVDGVAHAPHRRIDVKDLGVDFYVFSWYKLFGPRISQLYASPCARAQLQSMGHFFNPAESLDDKIGLAGGWCQELIYGILAVVKYLTPRWEGVVDQEERLQSVLLGLLAGLDGKITIYGEWCGDAKVRVPTVSFRVRGWKSKDFVEAIERETNGRVKVSWGTYYSVRLAKEVLGLGDDGVVRVSLAHYNTVEEIRLFYTALLKVLGLEGSGNGARESDWKI; encoded by the exons ATGCAGCTTTCAGTCTCGATCCTT GTAGTCAGTGTCTTGGGTTTATTCTTGTCTTGTGTCTTCCCAAGTGCGGACCGAGGAGTGCCTTGGACACTCGGTGGCCCCCAAACAGAGAGTCTGAAAACAAGTCTAATTCAGATGCCGCCATTTACACCTGAAGATATTGACGGCGTGAGGGCAAGCTTCCCCGCATTGTCAGGAGATTATATATTCTTCAATACTGCAGCTGGAAGCCAGGTATTGGGATCAGTAGCTGATCG TGTGCGGGACTACCTCATAACTCCAAACCTCGTCAACGACGGTTATAAAGCCGCAGCAGACTTTATCAACGCCTCCCCAGATGAAATAG TCTTCGGCTCCTCCGCAACCCAACTCCTTTACAACCTCTCTCACgccctctctttctcaccCGAAGATGAgatcctcctctgccccctCGACCACGAGTCCAACATTGCCCCTTGGCTCGCCTTAGCAGCACGTCAAAATCTCAAAGTCCGCTGGTggcacccccaactcccacctGAAGATCAACCGGGTTGCGTCAACCCCAAACTCGacctcaccaaccctcccatctcccccaaaacccgcCTCATTTGTTTAACCCACACAACCAACATCCTCGGCACCATCCACGACATCAAATCCCTCTCCGCCAAAATCCGCCTCCTAAACCCCCAGACCCTTCTCTGCGTTGACGGCGTAGCCCACGCACCCCACCGCCGAATCGACGTCAAAGATCTCGGGGTCGACTTTTACGTCTTCAGCTGGTACAAGCTTTTCGGACCTCGAATCTCACAGCTGTACGCCAGTCCCTGCGCTAGGGCACAGCTCCAGTCCATGGGGCATTTCTTCAACCCTGCTGAGAGTTTGGATGACAAGATTGGGCtggcgggggggtggtgtcaGGAGTTGATTTACGGGATTCTGGCTGTGGTGAAGTATCTGACGccgagatgggagggggttgtagaccaggaggagaggttacAGTCGGTTTTGCTGGGTttgttggcggggttggatggAAAGATAACGATTTACGGGgagtggtgtggtgatgctAAGGTGAGGGTGCCAACGGTGAGTTttagggtgagggggtggaagtcGAAGGATTTTGTAGAGGCTATTGAGCGGGAGACAAATGGGAGGGTTAAGGTGAGCTGGGGGACTTATTACTCTGTGAGGCTGGCTAAGGAGGtgcttgggttgggggatgatggggttgtgaGGGTGAGTTTGGCGCATTATAACACTG TGGAGGAGATACGGTTGTTCTATACCGCTCTTCTAAAGGTGCTGGGCCTTGAGGGAAGCGGTAATGGTGCGAGGGAAAGTGATTGGAAGATCTAG
- the NUA3 gene encoding putative component of NuA3 histone acetyltransferase complex (BUSCO:EOG09260ZG2; EggNog:ENOG503NVPI; COG:B), translating into MKMKRKADSPADGRKAIKKRSKNTLSDEDAKARFRKGLFDKKVLGKYTSEYATSTPYKHSVIHELADDSLLRKVREEIKANVHFTPKETDIYKIHQSGDLANLDGLDDKALAKLPSLLALRDALYSQTFREYVSHITGCGPLSGRKTDMAINVYTPGCYLLCHDDVIGSRKVSYILYLTDPDTPWQPEWGGALRLFPVVDREGKDGEVAKTPLPDFVKSIPPAWNQLSFFAVQPGESFHDVEEVYHAASPEELEKNAGRIRMAISGWFHIPQVGEDGWVEGAEREAAHKSGLMQLQGNPDQHDQPQAKPIRVEKSKLEEDDFPLDESDLEFLLKYIAPTYLTPDTIERVAEHFEEEFSITLPDILHPRFAENLRKYVEDQEKKPLPESSDEIEKGAWKVARPPHKHRYLYLQPGEEKTEESPLKELLEVLLPSRQFRLWLQMATRSTVESVDLLARRFRHGQDYTLATGHEGKPRLEVNIGLTPTTGWGDVEDDEDEEEEEEEEESSEEEQPKKKGKNGAANGKGKEKANGKSANGSDAKGKGKGKGKAVEKEPEPEEELEVGGHEVYMAGDDDSNEDAAIYKTSDEDDNILFFQAASWNKMSIVLRDSGTLRFVKYVSQSAKGDRWDVSAMFEIEEQDEEPSSEEEGNGEASGVGVVDDSEEEFKGFSPSEDSDSD; encoded by the exons atgaagatgaagagaaaGGCCGATTCTCCAGCTGATGGCAGGAAAGCCATCAAGAAGCGGTCCAAGAACA CTCTCAGCGACGAGGATGCCAAAGCCCGCTTCCGCAAGGGGCTGTTTGACAAGAAGGTCCTCGGAAAGTACACCTCAGAGTATGCGACATCAACACCGTATAAACACAGCGTAATCCACGAGCTCGCCGACGACTCCCTCCTGCGCAAGGTTCGCGAAGAAATCAAGGCCAACGTTCACTTCACCCCCAAAGAGACCGACATCTACAAGATCCACCAAAGTGGTGACCTTGCCAACCTCGACGGACTCGACGACAAGGCATTGGCCaagctcccctcccttctcgcCCTCCGCGATGCGCTCTACTCCCAGACCTTCCGCGAATATGTTTCGCACATCACCGGCTGCGGTCCCTTGAGTGGGCGCAAGACCGATATGGCCATCAATGTCTACACACCCGGCTGCTACCTCTTGTGCCACGACGATGTTATCGGTTCTCGAAAAGTCAGCTACATTCTGTACCTTACCGACCCGGACACACCATGGCAGCCCGAGTGGGGCGGAGCTCTTCGCCTCTTCCCCGTCGTCGACCGAGAGGGCAAGGACGGCGAGGTTGCCAAGACACCCCTGCCAGACTTTGTCAAGTCTATCCCGCCAGCCTGGAACCAGCTCTCTTTCTTTGCCGTGCAGCCCGGCGAGTCCTTCCacgatgtcgaggaggtctACCATGCTGCCAGCCcggaggagctcgagaagaaTGCTGGGCGCATCCGCATGGCCATCAGCGGGTGGTTCCACATTCCCCAGGTTGGAGAGGACgggtgggtggagggtgCCGAGAGAGAAGCGGCTCACAAGAGCGGACTGATGCAGCTGCAGGGTAACCCAGACCAGCACGACCAGCCGCAGGCGAAACCCATAAGGGTTGAGAAGAGCAAactcgaggaggatgacttCCCTCTGGATGAGTCTGATCTGGAGTTCCTTTTGAAGTACATCGCGCCGACCTACCTCACACCAGACACCATCGAGCGCGTCGCCGAACACTTTGAGGAGGAGTTCAGCATCACCTTGCCAGACATTCTGCATCCCAGATTCGCCGAGAATCTTCGCAAATATGTGGAGgaccaggagaagaagccacTACCGGAAAGCAGTGATGAGATCGAGAAGGGCGCCTGGAAGGTTGCGCGCCCACCTCACAAGCACAGATATCTTTACCTCCAGCctggagaggagaagaccGAGGAGTCGCCCCTCAAGGAGCTGCTCGAGGTTCTTTTGCCATCCAGACAATTCCGCCTGTGGCTGCAGATGGCTACGCGCTCTACGGTCGAAAGCGTCGATTTACTGGCCAGGCGCTTCCGCCATGGACAAGACTACACACTCGCGACCGGCCATGAGGGCAAGCCTAGACTCGAAGTCAATATTGGCCTGACGCCCACCACTGGCTGGGGCGATgttgaggacgacgaggatgaggaagaagaggaggaggaggaggagtcctCTGAAGAGGAGCAGCCCAAGAAGAAAGGCAAGAACGGCGCGGCGAACGGCAAAggaaaggagaaggccaacgGCAAGTCTGCTAACGGCAGCGATGCCAaaggcaagggcaagggcaagggcaaggctgTTGAAAAGGAGCCCGAGCCTGAGGAAGAGCTCGAAGTTGGTGGCCACGAGGTTTACATGGCTGGCGATGACGACAGCAACGAGGATGCTGCCATCTACAAGACCAGCGATGAGGACGACAAcattctcttcttccagGCTGCCTCCTGGAACAAGATGAGCATTGTGCTGCGCGATAGCGGGACTCTCCGCTTCGTAAAGTACGTCTCCCAGAGCGCCAAGGGCGACCGATGGGATGTTAGTGCGATGTTTGAGATTGAGGAACAAGACGAAGAGCCCTCctcggaagaggaagggaaTGGCGAGGCTTCGGGCGTTGGTGTTGTGGATGATTCCGAGGAGGAATTCAAGGGGTTCTCTCCCAGTGAGGACAGTGATTCCGACTAA
- a CDS encoding uncharacterized protein (EggNog:ENOG503P3Y8): MPIRNPFARRPGVIVTAHDENSRPGSAAGSVKESVLSPGFERVDTVGSKASSAFSIRSSRRSQDTGEYKMSVVNDSGIYLPPSPTEKEATWPRRYLSRTSSDRSSRDGSGDIEHFPISRESFDSYRRSFDISARSYITDPVPRQSLDSSARFPRMMHTRSSLLSREPPTPEEGFEDVGLGGESKTTAQHQHQQQAEQTQTPALPKKKGLFARFGSEHTHETTDAAHTVNSNATSSWSFLPGASRKRAQSGQGAELGAMPFPVDRSAANGGAVEVDA, from the exons ATGCCAATCCGCAACCCCTTTGCGCGCCGTCCCGGTGTCATCGTCACCGCTCATGATGAAAACTCACGGCCGGGGTCGGCGGCCGGGAGTGTGAAGGAAAGTGTGCTGTCGCCGGGTTTTGAAAGGGTAGATACTGTTGGGTCAAAGGCATCGTCGGCGTTCAGCattcgcagcagcaggaggagccaGGACACAGGGGAATACAAGATGAGCG TGGTCAATGATAGTGGAATCTACCTTCCT CCATCTCCCACTGAAAAGGAAGCTACCTGGCCACGCCGGTACCTCTCCCGAACCTCCAGCGACAGAAGCAGCCGGGATGGCTCGGGTGACATTGAGCACTTCCCCATCTCGAGGGAATCATTCGATTCTTACCGCCGCTCCTTT GACATCTCCGCCAGAAGCTACATCACCGACCCTGTGCCACGCCAATCCCTCGATTCCTCCGCCCGCTTCCCCCGCATGATGCACACGCGCTCATCGCTCCTAAGCCGGGAACCACCTACCCCGGAAGAGGGTTTTGAGGATGTTGGGCTAGGTGGTGAATCCAAGACCACAgcgcagcaccagcaccagcaacaagctGAACAGACACAGACTCCAGCgttgccgaagaagaaggggcTCTTTGCGAGATTTGGATCTGAGCACACCCATGAGACGACCGATGCAGCGCATACTGTGAATAGCAACGCGACGTCATCATGGAGTTTCCTGCCTGGGGCGTCGAGAAAGAGGGCGCAGAGCGGGCAGGGAGCGGAGTTGGGGGCCATGCCTTTCCCTGTTGATAGGTCGGCGGCGAATGGGGGTgcggttgaggttgatgctTAA
- a CDS encoding uncharacterized protein (COG:E; EggNog:ENOG503NXB3), with the protein MASDELPVRPAGSAVKAVVEGPNSLAVAFGRELSMASRSVHADDYINNHQAVAPPMHVSTTFRYNRDPEQLRPWDNLNPNAPYDSHVYSRDSAPNTTRFEAILTSLLGAPSLSYASGLAAFHAMIVFLNPKRVAIGGGYHGCHGILHIMKKLNGLEQLELEDDADLAKLEKGDVIHVETPLNPTGEARDLAYYRKMADEKGCYLTVDATFAPPPLMEPFKYNVDIVMHSATKYFGGHSDMLAGVLAIRPDRAEKWLPELREERLHLGGVMGSLEGWLGVRSVRTLELRVKRQSESAQKLVDFLAEKKAAGDNSNIIAQSVFKIQHASQQPEAKDENSWLRKQMPNGFGPVFSLWLESEEKAKRLPSKLQLFHHATSLGGVESLIEWRAMTDPKVDRRLLRVSIGVEGWEDLRDDLVQGLERLKEEGF; encoded by the exons ATGGCGTCTGATGAGCTTCCTGTTCGCCCCGCTGGGTCTGCGGTCAAGGCCGTCGTTGAGGGCCCCAACTCGCTCGCTGTCGCCTTTGGCAGGGAGCTGTCTATGGCTTCTCGCTCGGTCCATGCCGATGACTATATCAACAATCACCAGGCCGTGGCTCCCCCCATGCACGTTTCTACCACTTTCCGATATAACCGGGACCCCGAACAGTTGAGACCATGGGACAATCTCAAC CCCAATGCCCCTTATGACTCTCACGTGTACTCCCGAGACAGTgcaccaaacaccacccgcTTCGAGGCCATCCTCACCTCGCTCCTCGGAGCCCCATCACTCAGTTATGCATCCGGTCTCGCCGCCTTCCACGCCATGATtgtcttcctcaaccccaaacGTGTGGCTATCGGCGGTGGTTATCACGGCTGCCATGGCATTCTCCACATCATGAAGAAGCTCAACGGCCTCGAGCAGCTTGAACTGGAGGACGATGCCGACCTTGCCAAACTCGAAAAGGGCGATGTTATTCACGTCGAGACACCCCTTAACCCCACGGGCGAGGCTCGCGACCTGGCTTACTACCGCAAGATGGCCGACGAAAAGGGGTGCTATCTCACCGTTGACGCCACCtttgcccccccccctctgaTGGAGCCCTTCAAGTACAACGTCGATATCGTCATGCACTCTGCCACCAAGTATTTCGGCGGCCACTCCGACATGCTTGCCGGTGTCCTCGCCATCCGCCCAGACAGAGCCGAGAAGTGGCTCCCGGAGCTCAGGGAGGAGCGCCTCCACCTTGGAGGTGTGATGGGCTCTCTTGAAGGCTGGCTTGGCGTCCGTAGCGTCCGCACTTTGGAACTGAGAGTCAAGCGCCAGAGCGAGAGCGCCCAGAAACTGGTTGATTTCcttgccgagaagaaggcggccggcgacaacagcaacatcattGCGCAGTCTGTCTTCAAGATTCAGCACGCTTCTCAGCAGCCGGAGGCAAAGGATGAGAACTCGTGGCTGAGGAAGCAGATGCCCAATGGATTTGGGCCGGTGTTCAGCTTGTGGTTggagagcgaggagaaggcgaagaggTTGCCTAGCAAGCTGCAGTTGTTCCACCATGCTACGAGTCTGGGTGGAGTGGAGAGTTTGATTGAGTGGAGGGCGATGACGGATCCCAAGGTGGAtaggaggttgttgagagttAGCATCGGtgtggagggttgggaggattTGAGGGATGACTTGGTGCAGGggctggagaggttgaaggaggaggggttttaG
- a CDS encoding uncharacterized protein (COG:G; CAZy:CE4; EggNog:ENOG503NYZH), translated as MLPLRRLLRLPTSFARRHARRRRMYLLFLLLLLVGVVILPLYVVYYPPSSLIRYFSHRWTDVLFRIWLPPDKKIVALTIDDAPSDHTRGILSALSASGAHATFFVIGSQVPGREGILREIVRQGHELGNHGMHDEPARGLSTEELEREMREVQGMIDRAYRDEGKEPPREGRERYYRPGSGFFSDRIRGVVNRLGYRLVLGSIYPHDAQVGWAGVNGRHILGMLDPGGVIICHDRRSWTRPMLDRVLPEMGRKGWEARTVTGLLGEVTG; from the coding sequence aTGCTCCCCCTTCGCCGactcctccgtctccccaCCAGCTTCGCCCGCCGCCACGCCCGCCGACGACGAATGTACCTCCtctttttgctgctgctcctaGTAGGGGTGGTGATTCTGCCGCTGTACGTGGTGTACTACCCGCCCTCGTCGCTAATCCGCTACTTCTCCCACCGCTGGACCGACGTCCTCTTCCGGATCTGGCTGCCCCCCGACAAGAAGATTGTGGCGCTTACTATTGACGACGCGCCGTCTGATCACACGAGGGGGATTCTCTCCGCGCTCTCTGCCAGCGGGGCGCACGCGACGTTTTTTGTGATTGGGTCGCAGGTTCCTGGGCGGGAGGGGATCCTGAGGGAGATTGTGAGGCAGGGGCACGAGCTGGGGAATCACGGGATGCATGATGAGCCTGCGAGGGGGTTGTCgacggaggagctggagagggagatgagggaggtgcAGGGGATGATTGATAGGGCTTATAGGGACGAGGGGAAAGAGccgccgagggaggggagggagaggtattATAGGCCGGGGAGCGGGTTTTTTAGCGATAGGattaggggggtggtgaaccGGTTGGGCTacaggttggtgttggggagtaTTTATCCTCATGATGCGCAGGTTGGGTGGGCGGGGGTGAATGGGAGGCATATCTTGGGGATGTTGGATCCGGGCGGGGTGATTATTTGTCATGATAGGAGGAGTTGGACGAGGCCGATGTTGGACAGGGTGTTGCctgagatggggaggaagggatgggaggCTAGGACGGTGAcggggttgctgggggaggtgacgggGTGA
- the PPN1 gene encoding Endopolyphosphatase (BUSCO:EOG09262645; EggNog:ENOG503NVEG; COG:I), whose amino-acid sequence MMALQRILCLGLLYHGVIARLSGSGPTAAAAEQHILSNSAPRKGLHGRFLHITDIHPDEFYKVHSSTDEDDGCHKGEGPAGPYGAETTDCDSPYSLVNATFDWIEANLKDKIDFVVWTGDTARHDRDDDLPRTQDQVLGTNTWIADKFAEMLRNEETGHGMSIPVVPTFGNNDILPHNILLPGPNKWLQTYTHIWRHFIPEAQRHSFEFGGWFHVEVIPNRLAVFSLNTLYFFDRNAGVDGCENPSEPGFKQLEWLRVQLEFMRERGMKVILMGHVPPARTDSKKLWDETCWQKYTLWLHQYRDVVISGMYGHMNIDHFLIHDTHDVDIAFLNGLSPEFGVREYLDDELTIQGGTDYLMELRDDWSKLTPPTVPGKSNEVNQDGKKGRTRKPKRKDPWGERYVLSLVSPSIVPTYFPTLRVVEYNISGLENTPLWRDMPGNGAKNSSHPASAPSAPPKHLDLRSLSPIDDLSDSFENVETDEKKKKKGGKRPEKDKKPHDPNLIIPPPPAKTSPPGPAYSQQPLSLTGYTQYFANLTHINNLNLTDLNSVEPTTTNSLLSLLQSSKSWLMKWRKGKNGGKKPLTPKPDPREFAFEVEYSTFNDKIYKLGDLTVNSFVELAYRIGQKAKGKSLVEMAGDEEVRDVEEEHDYDESDFESDSDSDDEEMEAEAKKGDKKKGDKKKKGKKGDKKKKKKGKRNKTWLHFLSHAFVGTLDKGELKRYS is encoded by the exons ATGATGGCTCTCCAGCGCATTCTGTGCCTGGGACTGCTGTACCATGGCGTCATTGCCAGGCTCTCGGGTTCAGGTCCaactgcggcggcggcagagcAGCACATACTGTCGAATTCTGCCCCGCGAAAAGGGCTGCACGGCAGGTTCCTGCATATCACAG ACATCCATCCCGATGAATTCTACAAAGTGCACTCATCCacagacgaagacgacggaTGCCACAAGGGCGAAGGGCCAGCAGGGCCGTACGGTGCCGAGACGACCGATTGCGATTCGCCGTACTCGCTGGTGAATGCGACGTTTGACTGGATTGAGGCGAATTTAAAAGACAAGATTGATTTTGTCGTGTGGACGGGCGACACGGCGCGTCACGATCGCGACGATGATTTGCCCCGCACGCAGGACCAGGTGCTCGGGACCAACACCTGGATTGCGGACAAGTTTGCCGAGATGCTCAGGAACGAGGAGACGGGACATGGGATGAGCATACCGGTTGTGCCGACGTTCGGGAATAACGATATCTTGCCGCATAACATTTTGCTGCCGGGGCCGAATAAGTGGTTGCAGACGTATACGCACATCTGGAGGCATTTTATCCCAGAGGCGCAGAGGCATAGCTTTGAGTTTGGAGGCTGGTTCCACGTCGAGGTTATTCCGAATCGGTTGGCGGTGTTCAGCTTGAATACGCTGTACTTTTTCGACCGGAATGCGGGTGTGGATGGATGTGAGAACCCATCCGAGCCAGGGTTTAAGCAGCTGGAGTGGTTGAGAGTGCAGTTGGAGTTtatgagggagaggggaatgAAGGTTATCTTGATGGGCCATGTCCCGCCAGCGAGGACGGACAGCAAGAAGCTTTGGGATGAGACTTGCTGGCAAAAGTACACGCTCTGGCTGCACCAGTATAGGGATGTGGTTATCAGCGGGATGTATGGGCACATGAACATCGATCACTTCCTTATCCACGACACCCACGACGTCGACATCGCCTTCTTGAACGGTCTATCACCCGAATTCGGCGTTCGCGAGTACTTGGACGATGAGCTTACGATTCAGGGTGGCACCGATTATCTGATGGAACTCCGCGATGACTGGTCCAAGCTGACACCCCCAACTGTGCCGGGCAAGTCGAACGAAGTGAATCAGGACGGAAAGAAGGGCAGAACCAGAAAGCCAAAGCGCAAGGATCCTTGGGGGGAGCGATATGTGTTGTCGCTGGTCAGCCCCAGCATCGTACCAACGTATTTCCCCACGTTACGCGTGGTGGAATACAACATCTCTGGCCTTGAGAACACACCTCTTTGGCGCGACATGCCTGGCAATGGCGCGAAGAACTCGTCGCACCCTGCCAGTGCCCCGAGCGCACCTCCGAAGCACCTCGACCTGCGAAGCTTGTCGCCGATAGACGACCTGAGCGATTCCTTCGAAAATGTCGAAACcgacgagaagaaaaagaagaagggcggcaaACGCCcagagaaggacaagaagcctCACGatcccaacctcatcattcctcctccaccagcgaAGACGAGCCCTCCCGGACCTGCGTATTCTCAGCAGCCTCTGAGCTTGACAGGGTACACACAGTACTTTGCTAACCTAAcgcacatcaacaacctcaaccttaCCGATTTGAACAGCGTCgagccaacaacaaccaacagccTTCTCTCCCTGCTCCAATCCTCGAAATCGTGGCTTATGAAGTGGCGAAAGGGGAAGAACGGAGGGAAGAAGCCGCTGACACCGAAACCGGACCCGAGAGAATTTGCTTTTGAAGTCGAGTACAGCACTTTCAATGACAAGATCTACAAGCTGGGAGATTTGACGGTGAACAGCTTTGTGGAGTTGGCGTATAGGATTGGGCAGaaggccaagggcaagaGTCTGGTTGAGATGGCTGGCGATGAAGAGGTGagagatgttgaggaggagcatgaCTATGATGAGTCCGATTTTGAGTCGGACAGTGActctgatgatgaagagatggaggctgaggcaaagaagggggacaagaagaagggagacaagaaaaagaagggcaagaaaggggacaagaagaagaagaagaaggggaagaggaacaAGACCTGGCTGCATTTTTTGAGTCATGCGTTTGTTGGGACGTTGGATAAGGGTGAGCTGAAGAGGTACTCATGA